A single region of the Sciurus carolinensis chromosome 14, mSciCar1.2, whole genome shotgun sequence genome encodes:
- the LOC124964619 gene encoding olfactory receptor 1L6 encodes MELKNQSSSTSGFILLGLSSSPQLQIPLFAIFLIMYLVTIVGNLLIILAIHSDSRLHTPMYFFLSNLSFMDICFTTVIVPKMLVNFLSESKAISYIGCLVQMYFFMAFGNTDSYLLASMAIDRLVAICNPFRYDVVMRPRRCLLMLLGSCTISHLHSLFRVMLMSRLSFCASHVIKHFFCDTQPVLKLSCSDTSSSQIVVMTETLAVIVTPFLCILFSYLRIIVTVLRIPSAAGKWKAFSTCGSHLTVVALFYGSVIYVYFRPLSVYSVVKDRVATVMYTVVTPMLNPFIYSLRNKDMKRGLRKLRDRILS; translated from the coding sequence ATGGAGTTAAAGAACCAGAGCAGCAGCACCTCGGGCTTCATCCTCCTGGGCCTCTCCTCCAGCCCCCAGCTGCAGATACCCCTCTTCGCCATCTTCCTCATCATGTACCTGGTCACTATCGTGGgcaacctgctcatcatcctagCCATCCACTCCGACTCCAGgctccacacacccatgtactttttcctcagcaaCTTGTCCTTCATGGATATCTGCTTCACTACGGTCATCGTGCCCAAGATGCTGGTGAATTTTCTATCAGAGTCAAAAGCCATCTCCTACATAGGCTGCCTGGTCCAGATGTACTTCTTCATGGCCTTTGGGAACACTGACAGCTACCTGCTGGCCTCCATGGCCATCGACCGGCtggtggccatctgcaaccccTTCCGCTATGATGTGGTCATGCGCCCACGCCGCTGCCTCCTCATGCTGCTGGGCTCTTGCACCATCTCCCACCTGCACTCCCTCTTCCGGGTGATGCTCATGTCTCGCCTCTCTTTCTGTGCCTCCCATGTCATTAAGCACTTTTTCTGTGACACCCAGCCTGTGCTAAAGCTGTCCTGCTCTGatacctcctccagccagatCGTGGTCATGACTGAGACCCTGGCTGTCATTGTGACCCCCTTCCTGTGCATCCTCTTCTCCTACCTGAGGATCATTGTCACTGTGCTCAGAATCCCCTCTGCTGCTGGCAAGTGGAAAGCTTTCTCTACCTGTGGCTCCCACCTCACTGTAGTGGCCCTGTTCTATGGGAGTGTCATCTATGTCTATTTTAGGCCCCTGTCCGTGTACTCAGTGGTGAAGGACCGGGTAGCCACAGTTATGTACACAGTAGTGACTCCTATGCTGAACCCTTTCATCTATAGCCTGAGGAACAAAGATATGAAGAGAGGTTTAAGGAAATTAAGGGACAGAATTCTCTCatag
- the LOC124964907 gene encoding olfactory receptor 1L6-like, translating to MELKNQSSSTSGFILLGLSSSPQLQKPLFAIFLIMYLVTIMGNLLIILAIHSDSRLHTPMYFFLSNLSFMDICFTTVIVPKMLVNFLSESKGISYIGCLVQMYFFMAFGNTDSYLLASMAIDRLVAIYSPFRYDVVMRPHCCLLMLLGSCTISHLHSLFRVLLMSRLSFCASHVIKHFFCDTQPVLKLSCSDTSSSQTVVMVETLTVITTPCLCILFSYLRITVTVLRIPSAAGKWKAFSTCGSHLTVVALFYGSVIYVYFRPVSMYSVEDRVATVMYTVVTPMLNPFIYSLRNKDMKRGLRKLRDRILS from the coding sequence ATGGAGTTAAAGAACCAGAGCAGCAGCACCTCGGGCTTCATCCTCCTGGGCCTCTCCTCCAGCCCCCAGCTGCAGAAACCCCTCTTCGCCATCTTCCTCATCATGTACCTGGTCACTATCATGGgcaacctgctcatcatcctagCCATCCACTCCGACTCCAGgctccacacacccatgtactttttcctcagcaaCTTGTCCTTCATGGATATCTGCTTCACTACGGTCATTGTGCCCAAGATGCTGGTGAATTTTCTATCAGAGTCAAAGGGCATCTCCTACATAGGCTGCCTGGTCCAGATGTACTTCTTCATGGCCTTTGGGAACACTGACAGCTACCTGCTGGCCTCCATGGCCATCGACCGGCTGGTGGCCATCTACAGCCCCTTCCGTTATGATGTGGTCATGCGCCCACACTGCTGCCTCCTCATGCTGCTGGGCTCTTGCACCATCTCCCACCTGCACTCCCTCTTCCGGGTGCTGCTCATGTCTCGCCTCTCTTTCTGTGCCTCCCATGTCATTAAGCACTTTTTCTGTGACACCCAGCCTGTGCTAAAGCTGTCCTGCTCTGATACCTCCTCCAGTCAGACTGTGGTCATGGTTGAAACCCTGACTGTCATCACAACTCCCTGCCTATGCATCCTCTTCTCCTACCTGAGGATCACTGTCACTGTGCTCAGAATCCCCTCTGCTGCTGGCAAGTGGAAAGCTTTCTCTACCTGTGGCTCCCACCTCACTGTAGTGGCCCTGTTCTATGGGAGTGTCATCTATGTCTACTTTAGGCCCGTGTCCATGTATTCAGTGGAGGACAGGGTAGCCACAGTTATGTACACAGTAGTGACTCCTATGCTGAACCCTTTCATCTATAGCCTGAGGAACAAAGATATGAAGAGAGGTTTAAGGAAATTAAGGGACAGAATTCTCTCatag